A portion of the bacterium genome contains these proteins:
- a CDS encoding YbaK/EbsC family protein produces MLLELKHRVSGLELLEGYLDTERVAYTIDEHPPRYTAQELAQVEHVSGRLIAKAVMVVADGNPVMVVVPGVAKVDLGAVRKALGAEEVRLAVEEEFGHLFPGCEVGAMPPFGNLYGVPVLVDAALARDPVIFFNAGSHRRTATMTYTDYARLVHPAVSEFAKEPAAV; encoded by the coding sequence ATGTTGCTAGAGCTGAAGCATCGGGTTTCCGGCCTGGAACTTCTCGAGGGTTACCTGGACACGGAACGGGTGGCGTATACCATTGACGAGCACCCTCCCCGCTACACGGCTCAGGAACTGGCCCAGGTCGAACACGTCTCCGGCCGGCTGATCGCGAAGGCCGTGATGGTCGTCGCGGACGGTAACCCGGTGATGGTGGTCGTGCCGGGAGTGGCTAAAGTCGACCTCGGCGCTGTCCGGAAGGCGCTCGGAGCCGAGGAGGTCCGCCTGGCGGTCGAGGAGGAGTTCGGTCACCTGTTTCCCGGTTGCGAGGTCGGGGCCATGCCACCGTTCGGGAATCTCTACGGCGTGCCTGTGCTCGTGGACGCGGCGCTGGCGCGTGACCCGGTGATCTTCTTTAATGCGGGAAGTCACCGCCGGACGGCCACGATGACCTACACGGATTACGCCAGGCTGGTCCATCCGGCCGTGAGCGAGTTTGCGAAGGAGCCCGCCGCGGTGTAA
- a CDS encoding IS110 family transposase yields MLLVGIDWADAEHVYCVMDEAGATLASGSIPHTPEGLAALFAAIRTHARGPEEVSVALETSQGLLVSALLDQGFVVYAINPKAVDRHRERFRVAGSKSDLRDAWVLATLLRTDRALYHPLVPDSEPAQELRVLTRDRAELVRTRTMLSNQLTACLKAYFPAFLDLFGDPDRPVALAVLQRFPTPAALRSASVPQLEGFLRQHHQPGAAAKAREIHARLTQPAFQVAPVILRTKARLAQTLGHQLRALVEETAAYEAEIQRVLRTHPDGELYLSLPGAGDLLAARMVGELGDNRDRYRDPAIAQCAAGTAPVTRASGTSRTVHVRRACIHPLRETMWHFAFCSIIHCAWAKAYYRRARARGKKHAEAVRMLGNVWLRIIIAMRRDHRLYDQAVFLNAREAHLAIAS; encoded by the coding sequence GTGCTGTTGGTGGGCATCGATTGGGCGGATGCTGAGCACGTGTATTGCGTGATGGATGAAGCGGGTGCGACGTTGGCCTCGGGCAGCATTCCACATACGCCTGAGGGACTGGCCGCCTTGTTTGCAGCGATCCGGACGCATGCGCGCGGGCCGGAGGAGGTGTCCGTGGCCCTCGAGACCTCGCAAGGTCTCCTGGTTAGCGCACTGCTCGACCAAGGGTTTGTCGTCTATGCCATCAATCCCAAGGCGGTCGATCGCCATCGCGAGCGCTTTCGGGTGGCCGGCAGCAAATCGGATCTGCGGGACGCGTGGGTCTTGGCGACGCTGCTGCGGACGGATCGCGCCCTCTATCACCCGTTGGTGCCCGACTCGGAGCCCGCTCAGGAACTGCGCGTGCTGACCCGCGACCGCGCCGAGTTGGTTCGGACCCGCACCATGCTCAGCAACCAGCTTACCGCCTGTCTGAAGGCCTACTTCCCCGCCTTCCTGGACCTCTTCGGGGATCCGGACCGCCCGGTAGCCTTGGCCGTCCTGCAACGGTTTCCCACCCCGGCCGCGCTGCGGAGTGCGTCGGTGCCACAGCTGGAAGGCTTCTTGCGTCAGCATCACCAGCCGGGAGCCGCGGCCAAAGCGCGCGAGATCCACGCCCGCCTCACTCAGCCGGCTTTCCAAGTGGCCCCGGTGATTCTCCGCACCAAAGCGCGCTTGGCGCAGACCCTGGGCCACCAACTGCGAGCGTTGGTTGAGGAGACGGCGGCCTACGAGGCGGAGATTCAGCGGGTATTGAGAACCCATCCTGACGGCGAGCTCTACCTGAGCCTGCCCGGCGCTGGCGACCTTCTCGCCGCCAGGATGGTGGGAGAACTGGGCGACAATCGCGACCGGTATCGCGACCCTGCCATCGCCCAGTGCGCAGCCGGCACCGCTCCTGTGACACGCGCGAGCGGCACCTCCCGCACCGTTCACGTTCGCCGGGCCTGCATCCATCCCTTGCGCGAGACCATGTGGCACTTTGCGTTCTGTAGCATCATCCATTGTGCGTGGGCCAAGGCCTATTATCGCCGAGCGCGCGCTCGCGGCAAAAAGCACGCGGAGGCAGTCCGCATGCTCGGCAACGTCTGGCTGCGCATCATCATCGCCATGCGCCGCGATCACCGCCTGTACGATCAAGCCGTCTTCCTCAACGCTCGAGAGGCTCATCTCGCAATCGCCTCTTGA
- a CDS encoding CBS domain-containing protein, with protein MLVRDRMTTNVFTVTADTSLERAMSEMRIRHIRRLPVLQEGHLIGIVTWTDLMRAQPSSASTLSRWEIPALLEKAPVREVMTRSVETVAPDIPLEEAATIMRRRKIGGLPVVKNGTLVGIVTESDIFDAFISLLGARYPSYRITLDVDDSAAALPDITAAFHLLGLRLFMVSTYPAEQGRLRVVARVDRAVPLTSLVDSLRERGLETVHAADGGKVIIEVARA; from the coding sequence ATGCTGGTTCGCGATCGGATGACCACCAACGTCTTTACCGTCACTGCCGACACGTCGTTGGAGCGCGCGATGAGCGAGATGCGGATCCGGCACATCCGCCGCTTGCCGGTGCTCCAAGAGGGTCATCTTATCGGGATCGTCACCTGGACAGACTTGATGCGCGCCCAACCCTCGTCAGCATCCACGTTAAGCCGGTGGGAGATCCCCGCCCTTCTGGAGAAGGCGCCTGTCCGCGAGGTGATGACCCGGTCCGTCGAGACCGTTGCTCCGGACATTCCGCTGGAGGAGGCCGCCACCATCATGCGCCGGCGCAAAATCGGCGGGCTGCCCGTCGTAAAGAACGGGACCCTGGTGGGGATCGTCACCGAGAGCGACATCTTCGATGCGTTCATTTCCTTGCTGGGCGCGCGGTATCCATCCTATCGGATCACGTTGGACGTGGACGATAGCGCAGCGGCCCTCCCAGACATCACGGCGGCCTTTCACCTCCTCGGACTGCGGTTGTTCATGGTGTCCACCTATCCTGCCGAGCAGGGACGGCTTCGGGTGGTCGCGCGAGTGGACCGGGCGGTTCCGCTCACAAGCCTGGTGGACTCCCTGAGAGAGCGAGGTCTGGAGACCGTTCACGCCGCCGATGGTGGCAAGGTGATCATTGAAGTAGCGCGCGCGTAG
- a CDS encoding universal stress protein, whose protein sequence is MMRMLVATDGSPHALKAAEMAARLARDLREAEVMLVNVGYFPAIAMGAVGLDAVFDLGDLEEGLQQASQAILDQTMHAFGGLDTRVTRVYRRGDLAGEILKTAEEHKADLIIIGCRGLGQIGGLILGSVSERVLHGARIPVLIVR, encoded by the coding sequence ATGATGCGGATGCTTGTGGCGACCGACGGGTCACCGCACGCGCTCAAGGCGGCGGAGATGGCAGCCCGCCTTGCCCGCGACCTGCGTGAGGCGGAGGTGATGCTCGTCAACGTCGGTTATTTCCCGGCGATTGCCATGGGCGCCGTCGGACTGGACGCGGTGTTCGACCTCGGCGACCTGGAGGAAGGCCTACAACAAGCCAGCCAGGCCATCCTGGATCAGACGATGCACGCGTTCGGGGGACTCGACACTCGCGTGACGCGCGTGTACCGACGGGGAGACCTTGCGGGGGAGATCCTGAAGACGGCCGAGGAGCACAAGGCGGATCTGATCATCATAGGGTGCCGCGGTCTAGGGCAGATCGGCGGGCTCATTCTTGGAAGCGTGAGCGAACGAGTCCTCCATGGGGCGCGTATTCCGGTCCTGATCGTGCGTTAG
- a CDS encoding isoamylase early set domain-containing protein: protein MMTNLVMVSPVTGSVQEVAFRFDARHAPKAKWVALVGSFNRWDTAAHRMKRGPDGAWRITLTLAPGEYPYLFIVDGVPWNDPLDDRRVPCEWGGQYSVRVVR, encoded by the coding sequence ATGATGACAAACCTCGTGATGGTTTCCCCGGTCACCGGGTCTGTGCAGGAAGTCGCATTTCGATTCGACGCTCGGCATGCGCCCAAGGCCAAGTGGGTCGCGCTTGTGGGCTCGTTCAACCGGTGGGATACGGCGGCACACCGTATGAAGCGGGGTCCGGATGGCGCATGGCGCATCACGTTGACCCTCGCCCCGGGTGAGTATCCGTACCTGTTCATTGTGGACGGCGTGCCCTGGAACGACCCCCTGGACGATCGCCGCGTCCCCTGTGAATGGGGCGGCCAGTATTCTGTCCGTGTTGTGCGGTGA
- a CDS encoding GNAT family N-acetyltransferase, protein MVIRVLTTPSRKKDVPPELRPVFERYPRAVELPDGARVRLRPLVPRDEEKLVQMFIGTPYEDLRNLQDNVTNPVIVRRWCRSINYDRVLPIVAELDGKIVGDATLHRRFVEPMRGIGEFRACVRGFMEPMCGIGKFRACVRPEYRRRGLGAVLLREILDLARALGLKQLVVELYQNQVELRKMLLRYGFRDEGLLPVYQRLILIRDVAGEDDERDEP, encoded by the coding sequence ATGGTGATCAGAGTGTTGACGACGCCCAGTCGGAAAAAGGATGTGCCACCTGAACTCCGGCCTGTGTTCGAGCGGTACCCCCGCGCCGTTGAGCTGCCCGACGGCGCCAGGGTGAGGCTTCGGCCCCTGGTCCCGAGGGATGAGGAGAAGCTTGTGCAGATGTTCATCGGCACCCCCTATGAAGACCTGCGGAATCTTCAAGATAATGTGACCAATCCCGTCATCGTCCGTCGGTGGTGTCGAAGTATCAATTACGACCGCGTGCTTCCCATCGTCGCCGAGCTAGACGGGAAAATCGTGGGCGACGCGACGCTCCATCGTCGTTTCGTGGAGCCGATGCGCGGCATCGGCGAGTTCCGCGCTTGCGTTCGTGGTTTCATGGAGCCGATGTGCGGCATCGGTAAGTTCCGCGCCTGCGTTCGCCCCGAGTATCGGAGGCGGGGCCTGGGGGCCGTGCTGCTCAGGGAGATCCTGGACCTCGCGAGGGCGTTGGGGTTGAAACAGCTTGTGGTCGAGCTCTATCAAAACCAAGTGGAGTTACGGAAGATGCTCCTGCGCTACGGGTTTCGCGACGAGGGGCTCCTGCCTGTGTATCAGCGGCTGATCCTGATCCGCGACGTCGCAGGGGAAGACGACGAACGCGACGAGCCATGA
- a CDS encoding universal stress protein, with product MQERRIQTILVPTDFSEGAAYALEWARTLARAFRAKIVVLHVLDLPVAWTPLGGLGSIPTPLSAESVEHLTTEAQTILETVARDAPEVAPRLLRKGHPREVILAVVEEVGADAVVMGTHGRRGVSHLFIGSVAEHVVRHSPVPVWTVRAEEPRSSER from the coding sequence GTGCAAGAGCGGAGAATCCAGACGATTCTCGTTCCAACCGATTTCTCTGAGGGGGCGGCCTACGCGCTGGAATGGGCTCGGACCCTCGCGCGGGCGTTTCGTGCCAAGATCGTCGTCCTTCACGTCTTGGACCTTCCCGTTGCCTGGACGCCGCTCGGTGGACTCGGATCAATCCCCACCCCGCTCTCGGCCGAGTCCGTTGAGCATCTTACCACCGAAGCTCAAACGATCCTCGAGACCGTAGCGCGGGACGCGCCGGAGGTGGCGCCACGCCTCCTGCGTAAGGGACATCCCCGAGAGGTCATCCTCGCAGTGGTCGAGGAGGTGGGCGCCGACGCGGTCGTGATGGGCACACACGGCCGGCGAGGCGTCTCGCACCTGTTCATCGGGAGCGTCGCCGAGCACGTCGTGCGTCACTCGCCTGTACCGGTGTGGACGGTCCGCGCGGAGGAGCCGCGCTCATCTGAACGGTGA
- a CDS encoding methyltransferase domain-containing protein, whose amino-acid sequence MREDRLEWDQKHTAGVPVLEGPPSAYLAAWLPYLPNGRALDLAAGCGRHAIYLAQHGYRVDALDISLVALSRLAHQAQAQKLPVRAAAVDLDDVMLPWATYDLIINSYYLNRALLPQLALALVPGGAVLVETPLYDPAVDYPSEIAHRVGPRELARVFSDLRIAHYEEVPASPPHKKRALCRMVAFRSPFR is encoded by the coding sequence ATGCGTGAGGACCGGTTGGAGTGGGATCAGAAACACACTGCCGGCGTCCCGGTGCTCGAGGGGCCCCCGTCGGCCTATCTAGCGGCTTGGCTGCCGTATCTTCCGAATGGTCGCGCGCTGGACTTGGCGGCCGGGTGCGGCCGCCATGCGATCTACCTGGCTCAACACGGCTATCGCGTCGATGCGTTGGACATTTCCCTCGTGGCCCTCTCGCGCCTCGCGCATCAGGCCCAAGCGCAGAAGCTGCCGGTGAGGGCGGCTGCGGTCGACCTGGACGACGTGATGTTGCCCTGGGCGACCTATGACCTCATCATCAACTCGTACTACCTGAACCGCGCACTGCTTCCGCAACTTGCTCTAGCGCTGGTCCCTGGGGGAGCCGTACTCGTGGAGACCCCCCTGTACGATCCCGCGGTCGATTATCCCAGCGAGATTGCGCATCGCGTGGGGCCCCGAGAACTCGCACGCGTGTTCTCAGATTTGCGCATCGCCCACTACGAGGAAGTCCCCGCGTCGCCGCCACACAAGAAGCGGGCGCTCTGCCGGATGGTGGCCTTTCGCTCACCGTTCAGATGA
- a CDS encoding SHOCT domain-containing protein, producing the protein MWPYGYGGGWGWMAAGWIMMVAFWVLVIAGAVVAVRWMNTRGGDGRLPETPLEILRRRYAAGELTKEQFESMKRDVA; encoded by the coding sequence ATGTGGCCTTACGGGTACGGTGGCGGATGGGGCTGGATGGCCGCGGGGTGGATCATGATGGTGGCATTTTGGGTGCTGGTCATCGCCGGCGCCGTTGTCGCGGTTCGGTGGATGAACACCCGCGGCGGCGATGGCCGGCTCCCCGAGACCCCTTTGGAGATCCTCCGCCGGCGCTACGCGGCCGGCGAGCTCACCAAAGAGCAGTTCGAGTCGATGAAGCGCGACGTGGCTTAA
- a CDS encoding Hsp20/alpha crystallin family protein, which produces MKLMRLEPFGDVQKMRREVDRLLEDIFTLRPMRALAPLETAWEPPVEMFETDTEVVVKAALPDIDPKQVEITVTNDAITFKGETKHEEEHKERNYYKREMQYGTFLRTLPFLAEVKGIEAKATYKDGVLEVKVPKSERAKATSVKVKVEQ; this is translated from the coding sequence ATGAAGCTGATGCGTCTAGAACCGTTTGGGGATGTTCAAAAGATGCGCCGGGAGGTGGACCGGCTGTTGGAGGACATCTTTACCCTGCGCCCGATGCGTGCATTAGCCCCACTGGAGACGGCGTGGGAGCCGCCCGTCGAGATGTTCGAGACCGACACGGAGGTAGTGGTGAAGGCGGCACTGCCCGACATCGATCCCAAGCAAGTGGAGATTACGGTCACCAATGACGCGATCACCTTCAAGGGAGAGACGAAGCACGAGGAGGAGCATAAGGAGCGCAACTACTACAAGCGGGAGATGCAGTACGGGACGTTCCTGCGCACGTTGCCGTTCCTCGCCGAGGTGAAGGGCATCGAGGCGAAGGCAACGTACAAAGACGGCGTGCTCGAGGTGAAGGTGCCGAAGTCCGAACGGGCTAAGGCGACCTCGGTCAAGGTGAAGGTCGAGCAATAG
- a CDS encoding NAD(P)-dependent alcohol dehydrogenase: protein MKAFVMKSLDEVGFMDKPVPTPGPNDAVVSTTRALICTSDSHTIHGAIGPRENLTLGHEAVGIVHQVGAQVKRFKPGDRVLCGAITPDWGDPASQAGHSSQSGGALGGWKFANIKDGVFAEYFHVNEADANLAHIPPEVSDDAAVYCADMLSTGFMGAELADVPIGGTVAVIALGPVGLMAVAGARLRGAGLVIGVDSVPARQQLARGYGADVIVDHTKGDPVARILELTGGAGVDSAIEALGADTSFQAAIKITKPGGTIANIGYHGKGEFVHIPRIEWGVGMAEKTIKTGLCPGGRLRMERLIRILQSGRLDPTKMTTHTFDFGEIPRAFEIMDKKLDGVIKPLIAF from the coding sequence ATGAAGGCGTTCGTGATGAAATCCCTGGATGAGGTTGGATTTATGGACAAGCCGGTTCCCACGCCGGGGCCGAATGATGCGGTCGTCAGTACGACGCGGGCGCTAATCTGCACCTCGGACTCGCATACCATCCACGGGGCGATCGGCCCGCGCGAAAATCTGACGCTCGGCCACGAAGCCGTCGGAATCGTCCATCAGGTCGGCGCTCAGGTGAAGCGCTTCAAGCCTGGTGACCGTGTCCTCTGCGGCGCGATCACACCGGACTGGGGCGATCCAGCCTCGCAGGCAGGGCACTCCTCACAATCGGGGGGTGCACTCGGGGGATGGAAGTTCGCGAACATCAAAGACGGCGTGTTCGCGGAGTACTTTCACGTTAACGAAGCCGATGCCAACCTCGCGCATATCCCGCCCGAAGTCAGCGACGATGCGGCAGTCTACTGCGCCGACATGCTCTCGACCGGGTTCATGGGCGCCGAACTGGCCGATGTCCCGATCGGTGGTACAGTGGCGGTGATCGCCCTCGGTCCCGTGGGCCTGATGGCGGTCGCGGGCGCGCGGCTCCGGGGCGCCGGCCTGGTGATCGGGGTGGACTCGGTGCCCGCGCGGCAACAACTCGCGCGAGGATACGGGGCCGATGTCATCGTCGACCACACGAAGGGAGACCCCGTGGCGCGAATCCTTGAGCTGACCGGCGGTGCGGGCGTCGATTCCGCGATCGAGGCGCTGGGGGCAGATACGTCTTTTCAGGCTGCGATCAAAATCACGAAGCCCGGCGGCACCATCGCCAACATCGGCTACCACGGCAAGGGCGAGTTCGTGCATATCCCGCGGATCGAATGGGGTGTGGGAATGGCAGAGAAGACCATCAAAACTGGGCTGTGCCCAGGTGGCCGGTTACGAATGGAGCGTCTGATCCGCATTCTCCAAAGCGGTCGGTTGGACCCGACGAAGATGACGACGCACACGTTCGATTTCGGCGAGATCCCGCGCGCGTTCGAGATCATGGACAAGAAACTAGACGGGGTGATCAAGCCGCTCATTGCCTTCTGA
- a CDS encoding spore germination protein GerW family protein, producing MPDKLIDRIGDVQGRATVRTVFGDPMEVHGRTIIPVASVRFGFGMGMGRGQRKDDEKHDDDHHRAAGGGGGAVIRPLAVIEISDGQTKVTPIVDVTRIALAAIALAAWGIFWVSRTLRAQAGLGRIHAGR from the coding sequence ATGCCTGACAAGTTGATCGACCGGATCGGAGACGTTCAGGGCAGGGCTACGGTCAGAACCGTGTTTGGGGACCCGATGGAGGTCCATGGCCGCACGATCATCCCGGTGGCGAGCGTCCGCTTCGGGTTCGGGATGGGCATGGGTCGTGGCCAACGCAAGGACGACGAGAAGCATGACGACGACCATCACCGTGCCGCGGGCGGCGGAGGCGGAGCGGTCATCAGGCCCCTCGCCGTGATCGAGATCAGCGACGGGCAGACCAAAGTGACCCCCATTGTCGATGTGACCCGGATTGCGCTCGCCGCGATCGCGTTAGCCGCATGGGGGATCTTCTGGGTCAGCCGCACGCTTCGAGCCCAGGCCGGTCTCGGGCGGATCCACGCCGGGAGGTGA
- a CDS encoding isoprenylcysteine carboxylmethyltransferase family protein, with protein sequence MVMPTVRLTLVIVGTAAYLGLAILGWGGFAAFFSHPALIALVIVLFALSGAALFAGGNLSPGVREDRANRWVIVAFALVGLLDAYLPAYTDRKEFWTIDGDTIRWLGVALFAAGGALRIWPVFVLGRRFSGLVAIQPGHTLVTSGAYGLIRHPSYLGLLVNSLGWALTFRSAIGVLLTALIIPPLLARIRAEERLLRTQFGDEYDAYCARTARLIPGIC encoded by the coding sequence ATGGTGATGCCAACCGTCAGATTGACGCTCGTTATTGTGGGCACCGCTGCATATCTCGGCCTTGCCATCCTCGGCTGGGGCGGGTTTGCAGCCTTCTTCTCCCACCCGGCGCTGATCGCGCTCGTGATCGTACTCTTCGCGCTATCTGGCGCAGCGCTTTTCGCCGGCGGAAATCTGAGTCCAGGGGTGCGCGAGGATCGTGCCAACCGCTGGGTTATCGTCGCCTTCGCGCTGGTCGGGTTGCTGGACGCCTATCTGCCAGCCTACACGGACCGGAAGGAGTTCTGGACCATCGACGGTGACACCATTCGCTGGCTCGGCGTCGCCCTCTTCGCTGCCGGTGGTGCGCTGCGGATCTGGCCAGTCTTTGTGCTCGGCCGCCGGTTCAGCGGGCTGGTTGCTATCCAGCCCGGCCACACCCTGGTCACTAGCGGTGCCTATGGTCTCATCCGCCATCCCAGTTATCTGGGATTGCTCGTCAACTCGCTGGGATGGGCTCTGACGTTTCGTTCGGCGATCGGCGTGCTGCTTACGGCGCTCATTATCCCTCCGCTCCTCGCGCGCATCCGCGCGGAAGAAAGGTTGCTACGCACACAGTTCGGCGACGAGTACGATGCCTATTGCGCCCGCACGGCGCGGCTGATTCCTGGGATTTGTTAA